The following are from one region of the Arachis duranensis cultivar V14167 chromosome 10, aradu.V14167.gnm2.J7QH, whole genome shotgun sequence genome:
- the LOC107471669 gene encoding F-box/kelch-repeat protein At3g23880-like: MHMAAQHPTAALLLCEVVMEILSWVPAKPLTRLKLVCKSWNSIISHPHFVKLHLHRSPKNSILFFTRTKRLTLGEEEKQGLVLSSVEFFIRNPSSSLDAQENRHSLHLEDWVSGSCNGLVCVAHILCHHNNDICDIWLRLLNPLTGFVSENSPCLRANVHNSFGFGYDESSDSYKVVTLIRDSSGTVTAQVYSFGGSSWKTINSLPAFLFFAGDINGHFIGGTLNWLFLRNPHGDDYDWAAVTLDMLMIVSFDLKSETSKQILLPKGIHEIPRQEPTLGVWGNRLYLLHDYKNTHFIAWQMKEFGDENSWTQLLKISFHHLGVERLLLPEFIFDNGNIFLLRGRLPFEKVFYDRRDNSVTRVNILAHNRYFDAFDYVESLVQPC; the protein is encoded by the coding sequence ATGCACATGGCGGCTCAACACCCAACAGCGGCGCTCCTCTTGTGTGAAGTGGTGATGGAGATCCTCTCTTGGGTTCCTGCAAAGCCTCTCACGCGCCTCAAGCTTGTGTGCAAATCATGGAACTCCATCATCTCCCACCCTCACTTCGTCAAACTTCACCTTCACCGATCACCCAAAAATTCCATCCTCTTCTTTACGCGAACAAAAAGGCTCACCCTCGGCGAAGAAGAAAAACAGGGCTTAGTGTTGAGTAGCGTTGAATTTTTCATCCGAAATCCATCATCCTCTCTTGATGCTCAAGAGAATCGCCACTCTCTACATTTAGAAGACTGGGTTTCGGGTTCATGCAACGGGTTGGTTTGTGTGGCCCATATTCTTTGCCACCACAACAACGATATTTGCGATATCTGGTTGCGTTTATTGAACCCTCTCACAGGGTTTGTTTCAGAGAACTCGCCGTGCTTACGTGCCAATGTGCATAATTCTTTTGGGTTTGGGTATGATGAGTCAAGTGACAGTTACAAGGTAGTGACTCTCATTCGGGATTCTTCTGGAACAGTAACTGCGCAAGTTTATAGCTTCGGTGGCAGTTCTTGGAAGACGATCAACAGTCTCCctgcttttctgttttttgcTGGAGATATTAATGGCCACTTCATCGGTGGCACTCTTAATTGGCTATTTCTCCGTAACCCGCATGGAGATGATTATGATTGGGCTGCTGTTACACTTGATATGTTAATGATTGTTTCTTTTGACCTGAAATCGGAGACAAGTAAACAGATTCTGCTTCCAAAGGGTATCCATGAGATCCCCCGTCAAGAGCCAACTCTGGGGGTTTGGGGAAATAGGCTGTATCTTCTTCATGATTACAAGAACACTCATTTCATTGCATGGCAAATGAAGGAGTTTGGAGATGAAAATTCTTGGACTCAATTGCTAAAGATTAGTTTTCACCATCTCGGTGTTGAAAGGCTATTATTACCGGAGTTTATATTTGATAATGGAAATATCTTCTTGTTGAGAGGCAGGCTTCCTTTTGAGAAAGTTTTTTATGACCGAAGAGATAATAGTGTTACACGCGTTAATATCTTGGCCCACAATCGTTACTTCGATGCATTTGATTATGTTGAGAGCTTGGTTCAGCCTTGTTAA